A region of Porites lutea chromosome 13, jaPorLute2.1, whole genome shotgun sequence DNA encodes the following proteins:
- the LOC140923267 gene encoding uncharacterized protein: protein MARNQSTFYLDDEERKSRGSRRLKYGSSDKDHDTDVSNKKKKSSSAASTKPKSKSFKERLFGKRKKLKVDPKHQQLLGKIADLESEKVAAESKIRQLQLQMSNEAEEVSKAQEERDEFKAEVSKLQLEMEGLKAQLDKAESDLDNFKDLRNSSSALGMISPHGFLWKRGVSGLTGRTWRHRYFRKENDDKIHYYWTAGSIWWSKGYIDISKITEVQDVHDSETEDFCFNVVTPKRTYEIKAKDNDSKLKYGRDSV from the exons ATGGCAAG AAACCAGAGCACTTTCTATTTGGATgatgaagaaagaaaatcaaGGGGTAGTCGACGGCTAAAATACGGTTCAAGTGACAAAGATCAC GACACAGACGTATctaataagaagaaaaaatcatCCTCTGCTGCTTCGACCAAGCCCAAATCGAAAAGTTTCAAAGAAAGGCTTTTTGGAAAGCGAAAGAAG CTCAAAGTAGACCCCAAGCACCAGCAACTTTTGGGTAAAATTGCTGACTTGGAAAGTGAAAAGGTTGCCGCTGAGTCTAAAATCAGACAACTACAGCTCCAAATGTCTAACGAGGCGGAAGAAGTCTCCAAGGCCCAAGAGGAGAGAGACGAGTTTAAGGCAGAAGTATCAAAACTACAGCTAGAAATGGAAGGATTGAAGGCACAG CTCGATAAGGCAGAATCTGACTTGGATAATTTTAAGGACTTACGAAACTCTTCATCGGCTCTTGGG ATGATTTCACCTCACGGGTTTCTTTGGAAGCGGGGCGTGAGCGGACTCACGGGAAGAACTTGGAGACATCGCTATTTTAGGAAAGAGAATGATGACAAAATTCATTATTACTGGACAGCTGGAAGCATTTGGTGGTCAAAAGG ATACATAGATATTAGCAAGATCACTGAAGTTCAAGACGTGCATGATTCGGAGACAGAGGACTTCTGCTTTAATGTCGTGACACCCAAAAGAACTTACGAGATAAAGGCAAAAGACAACGACAGCAAGTTAAAGTACGGACGAGATTCCGTTTAA